ATATCAACCTTGGAATCCTTCTTACGGATAACTTTCATTGTGTCTCTTTTATTTCCGTGAATAAAACAGCTAGTACCAACAATTTCCAAACAAAAGTATTGCAAACTATTTGCTCAGATAAATAAATGGCAATTGCAATAAACGGAAGAGCTTCAGCAGGTCTGGAAACAAGCTATCCATCTTCCAAGTTTTTAAACCCTTATAATATTTGATTGTTCCGTGTGtattttcaacaaagcAATTTTTTAAAACCTTTCTTTGCATTAGATCGAGGCGAAAGCGAAAATAATGTTCGCAGCTTATTTCATGTCATCTCATCGGTATTAAAAGCTGGGTAAACTTCACAAGAtgtaaataaaataatacaTAGATAGTTGCTGTAAGTCTTGAGTGAGGGATATTAGTATTTGATCAAATGGATCTTGTTTGTACTTAGTTTTAATAGACTTTTGAATATCTGTAGCACGCGATTTTTCCTCGTTTGATTCAAACTTAGGATCTTTTATGATTTGAGCAGTTGGACATTTCAGTTTCTCTTACTCACTTCATCTCGGTTGAGAATAGTGAAACACTTAAGAAAGCACTAATCTGTGTCAGGACGCTATTTGATCTATAGATGGCAAAGTCAAGATTTGAATACGTAAGGCAATTTGAAGTGCATGATGCGTTGCTTCCGGATACATACATAGTGGTAAGAGTTGATGGGAAGAAATTCCATGAATTCTCAAAATACTATAATTTCGCTAAACCAAATGATGAGAGGGCATTGAAACTAATGAACGCTGCTGCTAAAAATGTGTTCATGCAGTAtaaacaagaaatgattTGTGCGTATGGTGAAAGCGATGAATACTCATTCATTTTGAAGAGAGATACAAAACTTTTTAATAGAAGACGTGATAAGATCAGTACCCTGTTCGTATCGTTGTTCACAGCTAATTATGTCTCTCTTTGGAACCTATTTTTCCCCGATGTCGTCCTACATCATAAACATTTGCCATACTTTGATTCCCGTTGTGTTTGTTATCCAAACCTCACTGTGGTAAAAGATTATCTTTCGTGGAGATTTGTTGATACACATATCAATAACTTGTACAATACAGTCTTCTGGTACTTGATCATAAAGTGCGGTCTAACACCTCAAGAATCAGAACAAAAGCTTTGTGGAACGTTGTCCAGTGATAAGCAGGAAATTTTGTTCTCAGAATGTGGGATTAACTATAATAACGAACCAGAGATGTATAAGAAGGGTTCCTTAGTAAACTCTAAAGGTGAAATAGTGCACATCGATGTGGTGaaacaaattgatgaaatttttaaTGGGTTTTAATTAATTTAATGCTGGAAATCCTTACGTATTGAAGTTTATGTAATGCGACCGATTCGTTCGGAATTAACGAGATAGTAGACAGAACCATTGATGCACATTAATTTGTGGATAACGTCTTCCTTACCACCAACAATGTGAACGTCCTCtttaatgataatattttcCTTCCAATTGAATGTCCATTCATAGAGTTTTCCGTTTTCACTTCCACTATATATGACTACTTCACTCTCTTGGAGACCCAAGACAACTTGGCAGTTGACGGTTGATATAGTCTCCTCTTTATCAATAATTTTATCAAGGAAGGCCAAGAAAACCCATTCACCTCTATTTGACCTTTTGTACACTGTGCATCCCAAGTTAGTGACGTTTCCACAACAGATCGCTGTGAAAGATGTCGGACTTCTGCTTTTGACAATCTGATAATCTGCACAAGTTAAAACGTTATTAGTTTTAAATGTGGAGTATAGAGTTTCATTCTCAACTCTGAAGTCGATCCCCTTTTGTCTAACTAAAAACCTTAGATTATTGTCGAAACCTGATACCAAGGCATTATCAATATCCCCGATTCTATCTTCCCATTTAGCTTGAAGTCCTGAGTAGCCAAAGGATACAAATGATAGGGAATCAGAAgcaaaatcatcaaatttcTTAATCAAAGACCATCTCTTGAACATAGTATTGAACTTGACATAAGTCAAATTGCCCaattttgttgaatataAAATTCTAATATTCCCATTATTATCTGCTTTGCAGTTGAACGATGTGATGCAGTCTCTCGCATTTTCTATAAACCACTTATGAGTAACAATTTCGCAGGTCGATACATCATCGAATGATATGATACAAATACTATCGCCTGTATTAAATGCAATCCAGGAAACTTTAGTAACTTTTGCGTTCTCTTGTTTGAATGAAATCTTAGGCACATCCACTATCGATAAATAATTCAACTCAAAATCAAAGTTTGACTCACTAATAGGAATTATTATATCCAATTGTGTGgttttcttctctttgaaattatATAGGATTAGTTCACCAATATTTTTGGAACTCTTAGTGTTGCATAGCCTCGTATAAAGAACATATTTGGATGACTGCGTAACGAAATAAGACCTTATTGTTGCGTCATCTTCGATTACGATCTCCTCCATTATTTGACAATTCCGCTATCATAGAAGCCAAAGAggatatcttgaaatcatGTGGTTAATGAATGAATCAGCTGACCCTGAGTTGTTGAGTCAGTTAACATCAATATCTTTAGCGCTGTGATGAGCTGAGCAACACACATAGGATATTAATTTTTTGATCTCCAATGTCGAGAAGTTCTTTCCATAGTAAAAGAATACAAAAAAtgttaaaaataaaaattcTCCGCGACGGGGAATTGAACCCCGATCTCGCACGCGACAAGCGCGAATTCTAACCATTAAACTATCGCGGACGATTTCTGTTTCACTGTTATGTACGCCCCTCCCCATCGAAGATTCTGTTGAAACGGATCATAAACCATGATCGGGTAACTACCAATGTAATAGGCGGTTAAGTATCAAGATGATACATAAGGATTGTTTCTAGTTGAAACATCATTAACCAATCTGAGTTATTATATAAGGAGGCATTAGATCTGAACAAGGACCATCAACACGGTCATGCCAGATCGCCAGGTGCATCAACATACACTACTAGATATATAGCTAATAAACACTATGGATTCATCAGataccaaagatcttgaaacaacaacacGTGACTGGAAATACCAGTATCACCAACAGATTCAATTGCACTCCtatatttcatttcgtTTAGCATAGTGACATCCTCGGTGCTTATCGTAATTGGTATAATAATCATTTACACCCTCTTGCTATTTCAATCATTAAAATTTTTTATGGGCTACATTCTAACTTTTATACCTCTTAACATACCttcatttgaatatttATATTATGTAAATTTGACTATTGCTTCttaaagaataaaaaaattcaaacgaCATGAGTACTCCGTTGATGATTCACAATTGGAGTTTCAGTTCATCTAGAAAAGAGTGGACATAAACAATTATTTATAATGTTTATTCATCAATGCTATCTATGAACAGTCTACTATAGTACATATTATATGTTGGAAGTCTTTTGTTGCCTACTTTGGTTCAACATTGTAGCGTAGTCTAATACCCATTGCTGCTAATTCAGAATCTAAGTATTTCAACACGAACGGAATGGCAACCGTGGTCGTATTTCCACCACCGACAAATTTATTACCTTGACCGTCTTCCCAGATTTCGGAATCAGCGATGTGAACAGGTTCACTTCCAGATTCGTATTTTGTAATTAATCTCTTTGCTTCGTCAAACTTGAGGGCACAACGACGACAGCGTACAGTCGAGATTGATCCAATCTTTGGTACACTAGATTGTGTGGTTAAGATAGCACCACAGTCACGACAAACAGCTGTTTGTGTGTAATCTGAACAGTTCAGTAGACGATCTTGCAATAGGAATGAGGTACCATGACCGATTAATGCATCTCTTTCCATTTCACCTACACGAATACCACCGTGTCTCTTTCTACCCTTGACAGGTTGCATCGTTAGACTGTTGACAGGACCAGTGGAACGCACTTGGAACTTATCGTTAACCATGTGACGCAATCTTTGATAGTAAACAACACCAATGTAGATATCCGCTCTAAGTTCTTCACCAGTTGCACCGGAGTACATTGGTTCGTTACCGTGGTAGTTGTAACCTGCTTTTGCTAGTTGATCACCGAAGTAGTCAGCGGGGGTGTCACTCTCGTTGAAAGTCCATGGAGTAGAATCTTGAGCAATACCATGCAATGCACCTGCTTTACCAGCAAGAGATTCGACAAACATACCAATTGTCATACGAGATGGGAAAGCATGAGGATTAATAATGACATCTGGTTGAATACCTGTTTCACTGAACGGCATGTCAATAGTTGGCCATTTTCTAGAACAGACACCCTTTTGACCGTGTCTGGAAGAGAATTTGTCACCGATTTGAGGAGTTCTTCTGATACGGTATTTAATGGTAATTGCTTGCAGTTCTTGgaattttgaagattcgTCACCAATTAATTTAACTTCCTCGATATATGCAGGTTCAGAAGAGTGGTAAGTTTTGATCTTCGTTTTATTCAAGGTGTCATCAAAGTATGCACAAATTGGatcaccttcttcaacgtaGGTACCTATCAGTGGTAAACCATCGTCGTCAAGCTTTTCAAGCCATTCCTTGGGCCACTCGTCTGTACCGAATCCGAAATGCTGGGTAATTGGATCACCACGGCTTCTGTTCATAGACAAATTGACCTTTTCCACCTTATACATTGTACCATATCCAAAACCTCTTTCATCAGCCGATTTGTTGATAATCATTGCATCATCCATATCGTAACCAGTGTAAGAAATAACCGCAACCACTGCATTGGTACCGTTAGGGAAGTTATCCATACCATAATCATCGTAGAGGTTAGCCTTAACAATTGGTGTCTGACCGGTTTGCAACCTGTATAATTTGTTATCAGAACGATGGCATAGAGCCACACCAGGAGTACCCATGGTTTGTTTACCCATTTGACATTGGTACATATTTCTTGGAGATTGATTGAAATCAGAGAATGGTGTTAGGTTAGCCAAGATAGAAAGAATGTTTGTTGGAGAGAACTCAACGTGGGAATGAACGTTattttcgatttcttcCGGAGTCACAGCAATATTCATATATACTTGTTCAAATGGACCCACAATATCTTCCTTATCTAATGGAAGATAACGCACCGGACGCATCATTCTAGAATGACCAccaaagaggaaaagaCCGGGGTATTGACCACTAGTGGTAGGTGGAACATATCCAACTTCCAAGTCTACAGGCAAACCCGGAGTCTTGCCTTCCACTTTCCAGAATCTCAAAGTGTCAGCAACGACCTTACCCTGTTCGTGAGAACACCAACCGATAATCTTACCATCTAACTGAACGCAACACATGGAAGGACCAGCAGCAATGACGTGTGCAGCTGGAGTGACACCAAGAGAGTACAAGATGGAAGGTATCTTTGAAACATCTGATTGTTCAGTAGAAATTTTACATTTATGCGAAAGATGGTTCAATAAACCACAAGGAGAACCATCTGGAGTATGCACCGGACAGAAGAAACCCCAGGATTCCGGTAACAACTTTCTAACGGTAGTAGTCTTTAATTGAGCAAAGAAGGAACCTCTATGCACCATTCGGAAATGAGAAATGAAACGGTAAAAGTTAATCTTTTCTGCCACAACAGTGTAACCAGAAACTTGCTGCAAATCTAGACCAGATTGAGAAACCAAATTACCAGTAGATAAGAAATACTGTAATTTTGACCCAATGTTTTCATTGACTCTCATAAGCACCTTGTTCATATATTTTTGATCCTTAAAGTTGATAGCTAACCCACGATTTATGTCTGTTTGAATTTGTAACCTGATGTTTTGTAGgtattcttcaattttttccttGACAATCATACCATACAAGAACCCACCTAATAgaatttcttgatgttGAGCTGCATCAGGATTATCTGGGGAACATTCACCAGCAACCAACGAATAGAGTTTTCTGATCATGAATAATAGCATGTTGAATTTGtctttgttgttttcaCCAAGGTGAACTAAAACAATACGGTTTAAAAGTTCCTGGCCGACTTGCAGATCGGTCATATCGGGAGAGGCTTGGAATACAACACGGAATTTGTCACCCAAATATTGCAAAGTTTGTTTACGGTTTTGTAGAGTTGGGTATCTCTTCTTGAAGCCACGTAGTAACAATTCAAGACGATCTgtcaagaaagaattagaGGTGTCTCCACCGACAACGTGATCAAAAATCTCTCTATCATTGGTATCGCATAGTGCTCTTAAGATCATTACCACTGGAATTAAATATTCATTTTTCCTCCAAGAGAACCTGAAGGTAACTTGACCATCGTTTAAATAATGCAAGACGTTAGTTTGAGATGTTTGATCTGGTCTAACGGATCTAATCTGAATACCATATTGGGAGTAGGAGGCACCTCTGTTAGCAAATGAAGGTCTAATGATAGCCATTGGATGGTTTCTACGTTGCACAATTAACATTCTGATCAATTTTTCGATACCATTAACAATGAAGTAACCACCAAATTCATCAGATTCTTCCCTATGTTCGACTAATTCGTATGGAGACATCTTGTTCAAATGACATCTATTGGACTGAAGCATGATTGGCAAACCACCACAGTCTCTTACTTCAGTAAAAGTTTCTTCACCATCATTGACCGACCATTTCAACTTCAGCAAAATTTTCCCTCTGTATGAAGTCAATCTCTGTCTGGATTCAGATGGGAAAACCTTGCGTTCTACTGCAGAAGAAACACCATCGTTAGAAGTTGGTTTAGAAATAGACACCTGTTCAATACTCAAAGATAATTTGTTACCCAAGTAGTTTGGGTTAGTGTCCGATCCCTTACCATCGAAAATAACTTTGGATCCAATATCTTTTGCCCCTAGGTTTAACAAACCACCATCAGGTCCCTCAGTCAATGCATTGAAGGAGCCAATGTGTGGCTGTACAGCGTCCGCTAGGAATGGGTATGCAGATTTATCCTTTGGAGGATTAATAAATCTTGATTCTCTTTCCAAAGTCCTGAAACTAGCAGTTCTGTTCAAACGCTCAACTGGAGCTTGTGGAGGAAGAATAACCGAAGACATGGTAACAGCTGATATATCTTAAtggtattattattagcACTGTCCCGCTTCCTATGAATCCTGCGAATATTAGCCACCGGTTTTATGATAGAGCAGATAACGTATATTAGGTCAGAACAGTGAAAAAAGGCACAATGGTTTTCGGTTTGAAGTAATCGAAAATGCtgtttgaagataaaatCAAGCTATCCTCGAAACAATGGAATTCAAGCTTAGAAGAGAGAGTATTTTAGTTAATTGAATGTTGTTGCTTGTCAATTAGACTGTAGTGAATAAAGAATCTAGATAtagatgagatgagatgagctgaaaattttcaaaagctgatatttcaatttttgcaaaagttctttcttttctttttcaccaCGTCCGTTTGATATTCCTCGCAAGTCACGtgagaaaaaagagaagaatgatgaattattattattattattatcacATGACGACCGTCTCTGATGTGAGTCAGCAAAGGACTCCACCAGACATCAATTCTGCCTTGTTGGCGCAATCGGTAGCGCGTGTGACTCTTAATCACAAGGTTGGGGGTTCGAGCCCCCCACAGGGCTTTCTTTTTACCCCCCtcatttttcctttttttccatCAACCATTTCTCCGTCATTCGAAgcatcaacttcaaattctggCCGCCagtaacaataaaaaaaaagatcaacaCACTAAGAATGGAAAGAGCTCCAAATATAAAACCACCCACGGCTTAACCAAAACAATACATGTTACtgaattcttttctgtACCAATAAGGCAAATGTTTCCCCCAACACTTCGCAAATGAGGTTAAACGAGGAGAAAAAGGTACCAAAAAATGGTGTGGTCCCAGCAACATTTAAACTCTTGGCGGTATTAAACCCTTCCTAATCTGTCAGGCTTTTCGCAAATCTAGAACTAAAAGTTACTGCTGAACTGGtctttcttggaagaagaacacTCACAAACTGAGTAGTGCAGGTATGTAGCTGAGGAAAAAAGTCTACTGGAGACTTCCTGTCTCAAACAGCAAACAGATGAACACCTTCCATCTACACTAAGGTACATCGCATATTCCCGtattttcaaacaatttccCAAATCGCTTCTCGTTTTCCGTTTTGCTAACCCCAGCAGTATGCGGTTATTGTGTCGATCTGGTCCTTCTTgtgccttttttttttgtttaccTTTCCAGCTACTGGAGTTTCTGAGCTTTGCAGGCTCCAAAATGGCATCCTTCTGAACCGACGTACACGTGCTTCTATTTCCGTCTTATAGAGTTTCGAAACCCTGCCGagcaaaagaaacaaagcCAAAGAAAACTACATGACAGGATGACGtcttttggaaattcaCCAATGGGGTTTTCTCAGAAAACCCTATCGTTTATGCTcgcaaagaaaaaggaaaaacacATTGAAAAGGGAATGTTAAAAAAATAGAGTGAAAACAGGAATGGTACTGACGTTACAGTGGTTTCAGCAGAAAAAACACTGGCAATAGGGTTCGTATTTTACATTTGACAACACAGTTTGAGAATGATACGTAGCGGAATTCTTCTGTTTGTTTACGTTCTTCATTAACCGATCCCAATTCctcaattttttttggtattTCTTCCACGAGTGTTTTTTCGTATTACGCAATTTTTAGCATCCATCGAAAGAATGGAAAGACACAGCTTGGTAGCCAGAAATCTTGTAATAAGATGAGGCACTTACAGTTCCATCTTTGCACCTAGTGTTATTTTTGGACGTTTCCAAACCTAATGTATCTAACCTTAAAACGGCAGTCTGCGTGATGGAAGAGCTATACTTAGTAACATAGTGTTTTTGTGCTAGTGTTTGGGTTCAGTATTTGGACAAAAGAATAGACAGAAGTTTAGAACCCTATTTGGAACCCTATTCGGTTTTGCTTGTCTTGTTCATTCCTGAAACGACCGCATTCACACTG
The genomic region above belongs to Kluyveromyces lactis strain NRRL Y-1140 chromosome B complete sequence and contains:
- the THG1 gene encoding tRNA guanylyltransferase (highly similar to uniprot|P53215 Saccharomyces cerevisiae YGR024C THG1 tRNAHis guanylyltransferase adds a guanosine residue to the 5' end of tRNAHis after transcription and RNase P cleavage essential enzyme conserved among eukaryotes) encodes the protein MAKSRFEYVRQFEVHDALLPDTYIVVRVDGKKFHEFSKYYNFAKPNDERALKLMNAAAKNVFMQYKQEMICAYGESDEYSFILKRDTKLFNRRRDKISTLFVSLFTANYVSLWNLFFPDVVLHHKHLPYFDSRCVCYPNLTVVKDYLSWRFVDTHINNLYNTVFWYLIIKCGLTPQESEQKLCGTLSSDKQEILFSECGINYNNEPEMYKKGSLVNSKGEIVHIDVVKQIDEIFNGF
- a CDS encoding uncharacterized protein (conserved hypothetical protein), with product MEEIVIEDDATIRSYFVTQSSKYVLYTRLCNTKSSKNIGELILYNFKEKKTTQLDIIIPISESNFDFELNYLSIVDVPKISFKQENAKVTKVSWIAFNTGDSICIISFDDVSTCEIVTHKWFIENARDCITSFNCKADNNGNIRILYSTKLGNLTYVKFNTMFKRWSLIKKFDDFASDSLSFVSFGYSGLQAKWEDRIGDIDNALVSGFDNNLRFLVRQKGIDFRVENETLYSTFKTNNVLTCADYQIVKSRSPTSFTAICCGNVTNLGCTVYKRSNRGEWVFLAFLDKIIDKEETISTVNCQVVLGLQESEVVIYSGSENGKLYEWTFNWKENIIIKEDVHIVGGKEDVIHKLMCINGSVYYLVNSERIGRIT
- the RPA135 gene encoding DNA-directed RNA polymerase I core subunit RPA135 (highly similar to uniprot|P22138 Saccharomyces cerevisiae YPR010C RPA135 RNA polymerase I subunit A135), which translates into the protein MSSVILPPQAPVERLNRTASFRTLERESRFINPPKDKSAYPFLADAVQPHIGSFNALTEGPDGGLLNLGAKDIGSKVIFDGKGSDTNPNYLGNKLSLSIEQVSISKPTSNDGVSSAVERKVFPSESRQRLTSYRGKILLKLKWSVNDGEETFTEVRDCGGLPIMLQSNRCHLNKMSPYELVEHREESDEFGGYFIVNGIEKLIRMLIVQRRNHPMAIIRPSFANRGASYSQYGIQIRSVRPDQTSQTNVLHYLNDGQVTFRFSWRKNEYLIPVVMILRALCDTNDREIFDHVVGGDTSNSFLTDRLELLLRGFKKRYPTLQNRKQTLQYLGDKFRVVFQASPDMTDLQVGQELLNRIVLVHLGENNKDKFNMLLFMIRKLYSLVAGECSPDNPDAAQHQEILLGGFLYGMIVKEKIEEYLQNIRLQIQTDINRGLAINFKDQKYMNKVLMRVNENIGSKLQYFLSTGNLVSQSGLDLQQVSGYTVVAEKINFYRFISHFRMVHRGSFFAQLKTTTVRKLLPESWGFFCPVHTPDGSPCGLLNHLSHKCKISTEQSDVSKIPSILYSLGVTPAAHVIAAGPSMCCVQLDGKIIGWCSHEQGKVVADTLRFWKVEGKTPGLPVDLEVGYVPPTTSGQYPGLFLFGGHSRMMRPVRYLPLDKEDIVGPFEQVYMNIAVTPEEIENNVHSHVEFSPTNILSILANLTPFSDFNQSPRNMYQCQMGKQTMGTPGVALCHRSDNKLYRLQTGQTPIVKANLYDDYGMDNFPNGTNAVVAVISYTGYDMDDAMIINKSADERGFGYGTMYKVEKVNLSMNRSRGDPITQHFGFGTDEWPKEWLEKLDDDGLPLIGTYVEEGDPICAYFDDTLNKTKIKTYHSSEPAYIEEVKLIGDESSKFQELQAITIKYRIRRTPQIGDKFSSRHGQKGVCSRKWPTIDMPFSETGIQPDVIINPHAFPSRMTIGMFVESLAGKAGALHGIAQDSTPWTFNESDTPADYFGDQLAKAGYNYHGNEPMYSGATGEELRADIYIGVVYYQRLRHMVNDKFQVRSTGPVNSLTMQPVKGRKRHGGIRVGEMERDALIGHGTSFLLQDRLLNCSDYTQTAVCRDCGAILTTQSSVPKIGSISTVRCRRCALKFDEAKRLITKYESGSEPVHIADSEIWEDGQGNKFVGGGNTTTVAIPFVLKYLDSELAAMGIRLRYNVEPK